TTCTCCGCGCGGGGCATCCCCTCGCCGTCGAGGAACTGCCGCTGCTGGATCGCGAAGGCGCGGTAGTGCCCCGGAGAGCCTTTCGCGCTGGTGGCGTCGTAGCGGTGCCACGAGAGGAAGTCGAGCGGGACGCCGCGCTCCTTGCAGTAGCGGACGAAGCGGTCGCGGTAGTCGGGATGATTCCACTGCGAAAGCCCCGGCCCGCCGACGAGCGCGCTCGGGTCGACCTGGCGGATGCGGCGCGCCGTGCGCTCGTAGAGGTCGAAAAACTGCTCCGGCGTGCCGTTCCAGAAGAGGGGATCGTCGGCCTCGTTCCAGATCTCCCAGCGCCGGATGCCGAAATGAAAGCCGTTCGCCCAGCCCTCGTTGTAGTGCATGACGATGTGCGCCGCGACCTCCGCCCACTTCTCCGGATCCGCCGGCGGGTCGTTGTGCATCGGCGGCATTTCCGCCGAGTAGCCGATGCGGAAGAACACCTCCGCACCCGCGTCGAGGATCTCCTGGACCACCTCGTCCGCCGGCCCGAACCGGTAACTTGCCGGATCAAAAGGATCCTTCGTCATGTCCGGGAAGATGCCCTGGCCGGTGTCGAGGTAGGCGATGTCGGTCGGTCCGAAGAAGTCGTGCGTTCTGACCGCGGCCACGCCGAGGTCGATGTAGGAGTCGAGGAAGTCCGGATGGCCGGGGTGGGTCCAGGGGCCGGCGTTGACCCCCTGCAGCGGGAGCAACGACCCGGCACCGGGCTCGCGCGCCTCGACGTGCACCGCCCGGCTCGACTGGGCGGGCGCCGGCGAAGCGAGGAGGCTGCACGCGAGTGCCAGCCCGAGGCCGATTCCGATCCGCGATCGCCGACCGGAACTCATCGGAACCTCCGCCGCCGCTGCGGCACGCCCCCGGAAATCTACGCAGGCCGGGCGGAGGAGGGGAGGACTCTCGCGGGGCGCGCGGGCGGAGATGCCGCCTCCGAGCCGGGCCCGTTCGGGGTGCGGCGGGTCGCCGGGAGGTGCCGGCCCGGGCGGTGGCTTCCCGGCGGTCGCCCGCGCCGTCTCTGCCGGCGGCTCGGGCCGGCCCCCATGATCGGTTCGGATCAGCCGGTACCGCCCGTCTCCGGCGCCGGCTCGCGCTCGCGCGGGGCCGCGAGCAGCGCGAGACCGCTCGCGAGCAGCGGCCCGAGGAACAGCAGCACGGTCAGCGCCGTGACGGCGAGCCCGAGGCGCACCCGCCAGAAGCCCAGGCCCACGAACAGCGCGGCACAGGAGAGGAGCAAGAGCGCTCCCGCGGTGCGCGGGAAGTGTCCGGCGGCCCACGCCAGCGCGAAGAAAGGCACGGTGAGGAGCGGCTCGAGGAGGAGTGCGGGCCAACCGGTCCACTCCGAGCCGACATTGCTGGCGATGGCGAACGCGAGCCACGCGCAGCCGAAGCCGACCAGGAGCCGGCGCGCCGCCCTCACCGGTCCCCAGAAGTTGATCAGCGTGCTGAGGATCCAGGAGAACCACACCAGCCCGAGAAAGAACGTCGCCAGCTCCTCGGGATGCCTCAGCTCGCGCACCCCCGACCGCAGGTAGGCGACGAAGAGGACACCGGCGAACCCGGTGGCGAGATAGGCGTGGTAGCCGGCCCGGTAGGCCGCCAACCGCTGGAACTCGTCCTTGTCTCGAAGCCATCCGAGTTCCCGGAGCACGCCCGGCCCGAACGTCCCCAGGCCGACCAGCAAGAAGAACCACCAGCTCACGCCGGTCAGCAGGAATCCCGCGCCGATCAGCCCGCCCGCCACCAGGGCGACCGGCCCCGGCCGCCACCTCCGGATCGTCTCCGCGAGGCTCATTTGCCGCCTCCCTCCCCCCGCTCCGGCCCTTCCGGCGGATCCTCGATCCGGAACAGGGCCTCGACCGTCGTCCCGAAGACCGCGGCGAGCCGAAGCGCGAGCGCCACCGAGGGCGTGTAGTTCCCCTTCTCGATCGCGAGGATCGTCTGGCGCGTGACGCCGACCCGCTCCGCGAGCTCCTGCTGGGTCAACCCGGCGAGGACGCGGTGCTTCCGCACGTCGTTCCCGATCGCCAGCCGCCGTTTCACGGCGGGAGATGTACAGTATTCTTGACAAAATGTCAAGAATACTTGTCACGAGGCGACCGCCAGGAGACCGGCCGGCCGGCGCTCCGGGCGCTATACATAGGTTTCCGGGCCGCCGGGTCGAGGGCGCGGCCGCCGCGCGGCGGCCGCTCCGGCTGGTCCGTCCCCGGATGACCGCATCCCGCCCAGAAAGGAGCCCCCGATGTCGACCGAACGCCGCCGCGTCGTGATCCTGGGCGCCGCCGGGCGCGACTTCCACGTCTTCAACACCGTCTACCGCGACGACCCTTCTCATGAGGTCGTCGCCTTCACGGCGACCCAGATCCCCGGCATCGACGGCCGGCGCTATCCCCCCGAGCTGGCCGGCCCCCTCTACCCGCAAGGGATCCCGATCGAGGACGAGGCGTCGCTCGAAGAGCTGTGCCGGCGCGAAAGGGTCGACGAGGTCGTCTTCGCCTACAGCGACGTGCCGCACGAGCACGTGATGCACCTGGCCTCCCGAGCGAACGCCGTCGGCGCCGACTTCGTCCTCCACGGCCCCGGCCGAACGATGCTGCGCTCGAAACTGCCGGTGATCTCCATCTGCGCGGTGCGGACCGGCTGCGGGAAGTCGCAGATCTCGCACTGGCTCACGCAGTACCTGCGGGAGCGCGGGCGCCGGCCCGGCGTCCTGCGCCACCCGATGCCCTACGGGGACCTCGCCAGGCAGTCGGTGCAGCGCTTCGCGACGATGGAGGACCTCGACCGAGCCGAGTGCACGGCGGAGGAGCGCGAGGAGTACGAACCGCACATCGAGCGCGGTGGTGTGATCTTCGCGGGCGTCGACTACGCGCGCATCCTCGCCGAGGCCGAGAAGGAGTCGGACATCATCGTCTGGGAGGGCGGCAACAACGATCTTCCGTTCATCGAGCCGGACCTCGAGATCGCGGTCGCGGACGCACTGCGCCCGGGCCACGTGACGACGCACCATCCGGGCGAGGCCGTGGCGCGGCGCGCCCACGTGATCGTGATCAACAAGGCCGACGCCGCCGAACCGGATGCCGTCGCGCGGCTCGCCGAGACGCTTCGCGAGGTCAACCCGCGGGCGCGCATTCTTCGCGCGAACTCGCCGGTGACCCTCGACGACGAGGCCGCCGTGCGCGGCCGCCGGGTGCTCGTCGTCGAGGACGGACCGACGGTCACCCACGGGGGCATGCCGACCGGTGCGGGGTATGCCGCGGCGACCGCCGGCGGCGCCGCGGAGATCGTCGATCCGCGCCCCTTCGCCGCTCCCGAGATCGCCCGCACCTACGAGCGCTACCCGCACATCGGACCGGTGCTGCCGGCGATGGGCTACGGTCCGCACCAGATCGAGGACCTGCGGGCGACGATCGAGCGCTGCCCCGCCGACGTCGTCGTCGCCGGCACTCCGATCGACCTCGCCCGGCTCGTGCGAACGTCGAAGCCGGTCGTCCGCGCCCGGTACCGGTTCGCGGAGGCCGAGGAGCCGGGACTCGAGGCGGTGGTGCGAGAGTTCCTCGAGCGCTGACCGGCGGCGCCGGGCCGCGACGAACAGGCCGGATCGCCGGCGGCGCCGAAGCTTGCCGGGGCGGGAGGGACGGGCGCGTCACGGCGACCGGGCGAGCGGACCGGCCAGGCTCCGGACGGCCGCCGAAGCCGGCCCGCAGGGGGGTTCCTCGGAGGTTGGGACTCTCGCCTCCCATCACCGATCGAGGAAGACCGGCGGGCGCCGGTCGTGAATTCCGGACCCGTCCGGGGAGGGAGGGGCGGGCGGACCGGCGGCTCCCGGGCCGGAGGAGATCCGGCAAGCCCGGAAACCGCCGGCCGCCACCGGAGGAGGAGAGCCTGCCTACCGCGTTTGCGAGGGGAGGTTCTGGTGGGCGCTATCGTTCGAGACGTAGCGCTCGCCGCAATCCGACAGCCTCGAGAGCTCGCCTTCGTCCGTCACGCACTCGTCGCCCTCGATACTGGTGCAGGTCTCGCCCGGCTTGGGATCCACCTTCGTGTACTTGGTCCCGCACCGGCAGGTGCAGGAGGCGGTCAGTCCGTCGTCCTTGAGCTCGTTCGGGTCCTCCTG
This sequence is a window from Acidobacteriota bacterium. Protein-coding genes within it:
- a CDS encoding GTPase, whose product is MSTERRRVVILGAAGRDFHVFNTVYRDDPSHEVVAFTATQIPGIDGRRYPPELAGPLYPQGIPIEDEASLEELCRRERVDEVVFAYSDVPHEHVMHLASRANAVGADFVLHGPGRTMLRSKLPVISICAVRTGCGKSQISHWLTQYLRERGRRPGVLRHPMPYGDLARQSVQRFATMEDLDRAECTAEEREEYEPHIERGGVIFAGVDYARILAEAEKESDIIVWEGGNNDLPFIEPDLEIAVADALRPGHVTTHHPGEAVARRAHVIVINKADAAEPDAVARLAETLREVNPRARILRANSPVTLDDEAAVRGRRVLVVEDGPTVTHGGMPTGAGYAAATAGGAAEIVDPRPFAAPEIARTYERYPHIGPVLPAMGYGPHQIEDLRATIERCPADVVVAGTPIDLARLVRTSKPVVRARYRFAEAEEPGLEAVVREFLER
- a CDS encoding transcriptional regulator, giving the protein MAIGNDVRKHRVLAGLTQQELAERVGVTRQTILAIEKGNYTPSVALALRLAAVFGTTVEALFRIEDPPEGPERGEGGGK